A single Limanda limanda chromosome 19, fLimLim1.1, whole genome shotgun sequence DNA region contains:
- the LOC133026524 gene encoding lymphocyte antigen 6B-like, which produces MNRVILQLVAVAFCFAIGQALQCYKCTFGVGSLCITSETKCAAGEQCYSGVGEAAGVDIKMKGCLKVAECNRTAETNLPGTTNTTLYTMMKTCCNTDLCNAAPGLPGASGLSLALATITALLMAQVLV; this is translated from the exons ATGAACAGAGTTATCCTCCAGCTCGTCGCAGTGGCATTCTGCTTCGCCATCG GCCAAGCTCTGCAATGCTACAAATGCACTTTTGGCGTCGGGTCGCTTTGCATTACCTCTGAAACCAAATGTGCAGCCGGAGAGCAATGCTACAGTGGTGTTGGGGAGGCAG CCGGCGTGGATATAAAGATGAAGGGCTGTCTAAAGGTGGCTGAGTGCAACAGGACCGCGGAGACGAACCTTCCCGGCACCACCAACACCACTCTCTACACAATGATGAAGACGTGCTGCAACACTGACCTCTGCAATGCAGCGCCCGGTCTGCCCGGGGCCTCCGGGCTCAGCCTGGCCCTCGCCACCATCACTGCTCTGCTCATGGCCCAAGTCCTGGTTTGA
- the LOC133026480 gene encoding lymphocyte antigen 6 complex locus protein G6d-like: MNKIIHQLLVLGFCIAIGQALQCYNCKIGAFGVCITTKTDCAAGEKCFSGNGTAVTAVLKTMQKGCLKEAECNKTTDKGVISKYPLFSTTKTCCNTDLCNAAPGLPGASGLSLALATITALLMAQVLV; this comes from the exons ATGAACAAAATTATTCACCAGCTCCTTGTACTGGGATTCTGCATCGCCATCG GCCAAGCTCTGCAATGCTACAACTGCAAAATAGGCGCGTTCGGCGTGTGCATAACCACTAAAACGGATTGTGCAGCCGGAGAGAAATGCTTCAGTGGTAATGGGACGGCAG TCACCGCCGTCCTGAAAACAATGCAGAAGGGCTGTCTAAAGGAGGCTGAGTGCAACAAGACAACGGACAAGGGCGTTATCAGCAAGTACCCTCTCTTCTCCACAACCAAGACGTGCTGCAACACTGACCTCTGCAATGCAGCGCCTGGTCTGCCCGGGGCCTCCGGGCTCAGCCTGGCCCTCGCCACCATCACTGCTCTGCTCATGGCCCAAGTCCTGGTTTGA
- the LOC133026481 gene encoding prostate stem cell antigen-like, translating to MCPLPRADWETPHVYYEAWCHHGQALQCYKCNLGMWGSCITRKDDCTNGSLCFSGVGRAAGFVDLYKKGCLVKRRCNQTNEWKLTDNSNYRFWSITRTCCNTDLCNAAPGLPGASGLSLALATITALLMAQVLV from the exons ATGTGTCCCCTCCCCAGGGCAGACTGGGAAACTCCGCATGTCTACTATGAGGCTTGGTGTCACCATG GCCAAGCTCTGCAATGCTACAAATGCAATCTAGGCATGTGGGGCTCGTGCATAACCCGTAAAGACGATTGTACAAATGGAAGCCTTTGCTTCAGTGGTGTTGGGAGGGCAG CCGGCTTCGTGGATTTATATAAGAAGGGCTGTCTTGTGAAGCGTAGGTGCAACCAGACCAATGAGTGGAAATTGACCGACAACTCCAACTACCGCTTCTGGAGCATAACCAGGACGTGCTGCAACACTGACCTCTGCAATGCAGCGCCCGGTCTGCCCGGGGCCTCCGGGCTCAGCCTGGCCCTCGCCACCATCACTGCTCTGCTCATGGCCCAAGTCCTGGTTTGA
- the lye gene encoding lymphocyte antigen-6, epidermis, which translates to MRKLLLVCAVFMAMIVTGEALTCRTCRVGILGKCMFGSTATCSDSEPNCYRGNLAFNVSSLMTLQTRGCLASSLCNQTEVGSLLTVGYTVTKTCCSTDLCNGASSIQLPPSAALAAALMVVWSNCLL; encoded by the exons ATGAGGAAGCTGCTTCTGGTCTGCGCCGTATTTATGGCGATGATTGTTACAG GTGAGGCCCTGACCTGTCGAACCTGCAGAGTGGGGATCCTAGGAAAATGTATGTTCGGCTCCACGGCAACCTGCAGTGACTCTGAGCCTAACTGCTACCGCGGAAACCTGG CCTTCAACGTCAGCAGTCTGATGACGCTGCAGACTCGAGGCTGCCTGGCCTCGTCTCTCTGCAACCAGACTGAAGTGGGATCTCTCCTGACCGTCGGATACACTGTAACCAAGACATGCTGCAGCACCGACCTCTGTAACGGAGCCTCGTCCATCcagctccctccctctgctgctttgGCCGCCGCCCTAATGGTTGTTTGGAGCAACTGCCtcctttaa
- the clic1 gene encoding chloride intracellular channel protein 1 has product MSDATQPKVELFVKAGSDGQSIGNCPFSQRLFMVLWLKGVTFDVTTVDMKRKPDILKDLAPGAQPPFLLYGGEVKTDTNKIEEFLEESLCPPKYPRLAARNPESNTAGMDVFSKFSAYVKNSNPQANENLEKGLLKALKKLDDYVGSALPDEIDENSADEVTSSSRPFLDGQELTLSDCNLLPKLHIVKVVCLKYRKFSIPQYLTNLWRYLNAAYAREEFSSTCPIDDEIHIAYSCVAKALK; this is encoded by the exons ATGAGCGACGCGACGCAGCCCAAAGTGGAGCTGTTTGTGAAG GCGGGGAGCGACGGCCAGAGCATCGGGAACTGTCCTTTCTCCCAGCGTCTCTTCATGGTGCTGTGGCTGAAAGGAGTGACCTTTGACGTTACCACCGTGGATATGAAGAG GAAGCCTGACATCTTGAAGGACCTGGCCCCCGGCGCTCAGCCGCCCTTCCTGTTGTACGGTGGCGAGGTGAAAACTGACACCAACAAGATTGAGGAGTTCCTGGAGGAAAGTCTCTGCCCTCCAAA ATATCCACGTCTGGCCGCTCGTAACCCAGAGTCCAACACAGCCGGCATGGACGTCTTCTCCAAATTCTCTGCTTACGTCAAGAACTCAAACCCGCAGGCCAACGAAA ATCTAGAGAAAGGCCTGCTGAAGGCTCTGAAGAAGCTCGACGACTACGTCGGCTCCGCACTTCCTGATGAAATCGACGAGAATAGCGCCGATGaggtcacctcctcctcccgcccCTTCCTGGACGGCCAAGAGCTTACTCTGTCAGACTGTAACTTGCTGCCTAAGCTCCACATCGTGAAG GTGGTGTGTTTGAAATACAGGAAATTCAGTATCCCTCAGTATCTGACGAACCTGTGGAGGTACCTGAATGCTGCGTACGCCCGGGAGGAGTTTTCCTCCACCTGCCCGATCGACGACGAGATCCACATCGCCTACTCCTGTGTAGCCAAAGCTCTCAAGTAG